From one Dermacentor variabilis isolate Ectoservices chromosome 3, ASM5094787v1, whole genome shotgun sequence genomic stretch:
- the LOC142575824 gene encoding uncharacterized protein LOC142575824 isoform X2, translating to MAESENSNEDTHMAPFTRCRNWPSGCTEIARMDYMTIHEESCSFSQVRCLFHTCGFVDSLNQLPSHLAMRHTVSVMEVNQGTADVVLEDPTSKDHITRILLLLHEDHVFGVVFQRTGQFHTEATLNVLSLTPNSDPYNFEIILRGPAGKNSWCSSVFAPDAGQDTAIGFTEPFLNRMALEGCLRMEIKLSKSVI from the exons GCACCATTCACCAGGTGCCGCAATTGGCCTTCAGGATGCACGGAAATAGCCAGGATGGATTACATGACAATCCATGAAGAGTCTTGCTCCTTTAG cCAGGTCCGGTGCCTATTCCACACCTGCGGTTTTGTGGATTcccttaatcagcttcccagTCATCTGGCCATGCGGCACACAGTCTCGGTGATGGAAGTCAACC AGGGAACTGCGGATGTTGTTCTCGAAGACCCCACAAGTAAAGACCACATCACGCGCATCCTTCTGCTACTGCATGAGGACCACGTCTTCGGCGTGGTGTTTCAGCGCACCGGTCAATTTCACACCGAAGCAACTCTAAATGTCTTGAGCCTGACACCTAATTCTGACCCATACAATTTCGAGATCATTCTTCGCGGTCCAGCGGGCAAAAATTCCTGGTGCTCCAGTGTTTTTGCTCCTGATGCAGGCCAAGACACCGCTATTGGCTTCACCGAGCCATTTCTCAATAGAATGGCTCTTGAAGGCTGCCTCCGCATGGAAATAAAATTGTCGAAATCTGTCATTTAA